TCATGAGCGATGCTGGCCCGGTCCCCCCCTCGGCCTGGGTGCTTCCTGGTCCTCATGCTGTCTCCTTGCCTTGCCTGCAGGTGGCTCGTTTCCCCTTTAAGAACAACATGAGCTTTGTGGTCATCATGCCCACCCATTTTGAGTGGAACGTGTCCCAGGTGCTGGCTAACCTGAGCTGGGGCATCCTGCACCAGCCCTTGCTGCGGGAGAGGCCCACCAAGGTCCAGCTGCCTAAGCTGCATCTGAAACACCAAATGGACCTGGTGGCCATCCTCAGCCAGCTGGGTAAGGAGGCCGGGCATGCGACAGCTCCCGGCTCAGGCTTGAGGGGGTGGGTAAGGAGGAAGCCCCCAGCCGGCAGGTCTGAGGCAGAGCTAGACTTGTGTCCTGGCCTTTTCTGGGGCTTAGGGAGGTGAGAGGGTTTGATATGCACCCTCGGACTCTCTGtcctgggcagggggtggggcaaCGGAATGAGGACCTGCTCTGCCCAAGACTGAGCATCGCAAAGAATCCTGGGTGGAGAGCCAGGGGTGGCAGGTGAGCCTCGCTGGCTCTCCTGCAAGAGGCACGAGGAGCCCACCAGGTACAAAGAGCTCAGTCTCACGGGGTCGGCAGAGGAGGAATCAGGTACTTACAATTCAGCGTAAGTGATAAGAcagagggcttctctctagtccaCCCAGGGAAATATCAAAAAGGCATCTGTCTGGACTTCGGGGCAGGggctcagggaaggcttcccggaGGAAGGAACCTTTAAGCTGATACATGAAGGTTAAATAGGAGTTAACCGGCAGTCTGTGGGTTCAAGGTGTTCCCTGGCCGGGATGCCAGACACCCTCCCAGGCAGGTCCATGCAGCGTATGGGGCAGAAGGCAGCTCTGACCAGCCATCTCCTGGCCTGGGCAGGCCTGCAGGAACTGTTCCAGGCCCCGGACCTGCGTAGGATCTCAGACCAGAGCCTGGTGGTGTCCAGCGTGCAGCACCAGTCCacactggagctcagagaggccGGCGTGGAGGCGGCCGCGACAACCAGCACGGCCATGTCCCGCATGTCCCTCTCCTCCTTCAGCGTGAACCGccccttcctcttcttcatcCTCGAGGACAGCACGAGCCTGCCCCTCTTTGTGGGCAGCGTGAGGAACCCCAATCCCGGCGCGCAGCCGGAGCCCAAGGAGCAGCAGGATTCCCCTGACAACAGGGACTTTTTGCAGCACCAGAAGGTCTTCCCCCGCGGAGACAAGCCCTTCGGCCCTGACTTAAAACTTGTGCCCCCCTCGGAGGAGGATTACCCCCAGCCTAGCAGCCCCAAGTGAGGGGCTGTGGCCGCCAGCATCCCGAGTCCCTGCTTGGACCAGCCTCTCAACTCATGTGACTCTTTCCAAACAGCTTTGCGGGATTGCGGGCGGGGGCCTGGGGGGCAgtctgggagaggggaggaggggagccattctctcctctcctcttggggagtttggggtggggtggcgctgggaggagggcaggcaTCAGGGAACCATGGGCCTTGATCCCGCATCATTTCTTCCAAAGGGGCTCAGAGGGTGTCCTTGTCTGGGGCTTGGGCGGAAGGGCAGCTGTGGGTTCATTTTTGTCAGGAAGGTAGGTAGGTTATTCCCGAAGTTGGCTGGGTCGCCTCCACGCCTGTTTACcagagagggagggacagggagaAGTGGACACCCTGGCTGGGGAGACGGGGTGGCCCGGGGGTGCCGAGCACTGTCGTGGGGTTAAACACGTGGGTGGAGGTCGAGCACCCTGTGCGACTGCCTCTGCCCTGAGCTGCCCACCAGCCTCCAGCCCCCCCTGTCGCCTCAGTCTCCCCGCTGGTCCTCGGAGGTGCCAACACTGCCAGGActccccttctttcctctcccctctgtcccctctgcctggtgTCTCAGTGGCTGAGGGGACGGGGGGCATTAGCTCCCGAAG
This window of the Balaenoptera ricei isolate mBalRic1 chromosome 20, mBalRic1.hap2, whole genome shotgun sequence genome carries:
- the SERPINF2 gene encoding alpha-2-antiplasmin isoform X2, encoding MMAFTTDLFSLVAQSSTRPNLILSPLSVALALSHLALGAQNQTLQRLQQVLHVDSGPCLPHLLSRLCQDLGPGAFRLAARMYLQKGFPIKEDFVEQSEQLFGAKPVSLTGRKRDDLANINQWVKEATEGKIEDFLSDLPDDTVLLLLNAIHFQGFWRRKFDPDLTQRDTFHLDEQFTVPVDMMQAHTYPLRWFLLEQPEIQVARFPFKNNMSFVVIMPTHFEWNVSQVLANLSWGILHQPLLRERPTKVQLPKLHLKHQMDLVAILSQLGLQELFQAPDLRRISDQSLVVSSVQHQSTLELREAGVEAAATTSTAMSRMSLSSFSVNRPFLFFILEDSTSLPLFVGSVRNPNPGAQPEPKEQQDSPDNRDFLQHQKVFPRGDKPFGPDLKLVPPSEEDYPQPSSPK